From a single Fusobacterium ulcerans ATCC 49185 genomic region:
- a CDS encoding toxin-antitoxin system YwqK family antitoxin: protein MKKGTRIIIFLSAVFIYSSQIFAEGLREIKTLDEINKGITSTVTKPVSNINNELKPLEKLNTSEKKEEVKSETTVTDKSIESGDKLTDAQKALMRSGVKIIDISKKIYGADKLVYAQGEDKPFTGEFALFLGDIIEYSEAYVNGKLNGQKIWYSDEGNIVLTESYIDEKLNGEQRSYYSDGSIKAITRYKNNRVTGVEFFAQNGKLLHKSDMSAGTGEWKFFWDNGKILEEGKYKNWVKDGTWKRYQEDGTVDSIAVYENGRLKSQTWN, encoded by the coding sequence GTGAAAAAAGGAACAAGAATAATTATTTTCTTATCAGCTGTATTTATATATAGTTCACAGATTTTTGCGGAGGGACTTAGAGAAATAAAAACTCTAGATGAAATCAACAAAGGAATAACATCAACTGTAACAAAACCTGTATCAAATATAAATAATGAGTTGAAACCTTTGGAAAAGTTAAACACATCTGAAAAAAAAGAAGAAGTGAAATCTGAAACAACTGTAACAGATAAGTCAATTGAAAGTGGAGATAAATTAACTGATGCACAAAAGGCATTAATGAGAAGTGGTGTGAAAATAATTGACATCAGTAAAAAGATTTATGGAGCAGATAAACTTGTATATGCTCAGGGAGAGGATAAACCCTTCACTGGAGAGTTTGCATTATTCCTTGGGGATATTATTGAATATAGTGAAGCTTATGTAAATGGAAAACTGAATGGACAGAAAATATGGTATTCTGATGAAGGAAATATCGTTTTGACTGAAAGCTATATAGATGAAAAACTAAATGGTGAACAGAGATCATATTATTCAGATGGAAGTATAAAAGCAATAACAAGATATAAAAATAATAGAGTTACAGGTGTTGAATTTTTTGCTCAAAACGGTAAACTTCTTCATAAAAGTGATATGAGTGCTGGAACTGGCGAATGGAAATTTTTCTGGGACAATGGAAAAATATTGGAAGAAGGAAAGTACAAGAACTGGGTTAAAGATGGTACATGGAAAAGATATCAAGAAGATGGAACTGTTGATAGTATAGCTGTTTATGAGAATGGAAGATTGAAAAGCCAGACTTGGAATTAA